One window of Streptomyces sp. FIT100 genomic DNA carries:
- the hemB gene encoding porphobilinogen synthase: MTAYGSFPGTRPRRLRTTLAMRRMVAETRLDPADLILPAFVREGVSEPVAIAAMPGVVQHSLDTLRKAAVEAVSAGVSGIMLFGVPEDDKKDAAGTAGTDPDGILQVAIRAVKAEVGDELVIMSDLCLDEYTDHGHCGVLDAEGRVDNDATLERYAEMAQVQADAGVHVVGPSGMMDGQVGVVRDALDTIGKEDVAILAYTAKYSSAFYGPFREAVASSLKGDRKTYQQDPANLRESLRELALDLEEGADMVMVKPAGPYLDVLAKVADAVDVPVAAYQISGEYSMVEAAAEKGWIDRDKAILETLTGIRRAGAKMILTYWATEAAQKLAR, translated from the coding sequence ATGACTGCGTACGGATCCTTTCCCGGCACGCGGCCGCGTCGGCTGCGTACCACCCTCGCCATGCGCCGTATGGTCGCCGAGACCCGTCTCGACCCGGCCGACCTGATCCTGCCCGCCTTCGTGCGGGAAGGCGTGAGCGAGCCCGTGGCGATCGCCGCGATGCCGGGTGTCGTGCAGCACTCCCTGGACACGCTGCGGAAGGCCGCCGTGGAGGCCGTCTCCGCCGGGGTCTCCGGGATCATGCTCTTCGGCGTCCCCGAGGACGACAAGAAGGACGCGGCCGGGACGGCCGGCACCGACCCGGACGGCATCCTCCAGGTCGCCATCCGCGCGGTGAAGGCCGAGGTCGGCGACGAGCTCGTGATCATGTCCGACCTGTGCCTGGACGAGTACACCGACCACGGCCACTGCGGCGTGCTCGACGCGGAAGGCCGCGTCGACAACGACGCCACCCTGGAGCGCTACGCGGAGATGGCGCAGGTCCAGGCGGACGCGGGCGTCCATGTCGTCGGCCCCAGCGGCATGATGGACGGCCAGGTCGGCGTCGTCCGCGACGCCCTGGACACCATCGGCAAGGAGGACGTGGCGATCCTCGCGTACACCGCGAAGTACTCGTCCGCCTTCTACGGCCCGTTCCGCGAGGCCGTCGCCTCCTCCCTGAAGGGCGACCGCAAGACCTACCAGCAGGACCCGGCCAACCTCCGCGAGTCCCTGCGCGAGCTCGCCCTGGATCTGGAGGAGGGCGCCGACATGGTCATGGTCAAGCCCGCCGGCCCCTACCTGGACGTGCTCGCGAAGGTCGCGGACGCGGTCGACGTGCCCGTGGCCGCGTACCAGATCAGTGGTGAGTACTCGATGGTCGAGGCGGCCGCCGAGAAGGGCTGGATCGACCGGGACAAGGCGATCCTGGAGACCCTGACGGGCATCCGCCGGGCAGGCGCGAAGATGATCCTCACCTACTGGGCGACGGAAGCCGCCCAGAAGCTCGCCCGCTGA